Proteins from a genomic interval of Pseudomonas asplenii:
- a CDS encoding non-ribosomal peptide synthetase has translation MNADQLLAFFDRHGVVLEVDGDKLRCKAPKGFLNEELLQALKQHKPVLIERLSANEGIVPRAAGTAPLPLSFSQRQLWFLDQLEPGNPFYNIPNALLLKGRLDVAVLERALNELVRRHEVLRTTFGDHDGEPCQRVHEYRPLSLPVTDLRSLPAAERESVVRARVAEDARAPFDLSQGPLLRTALLRLADEEHLWLYNLHHIIADGWSMGIILREVVTLYGDYLEGRPSSLPALAVQYADYACWQQRRLSGEALQAQLDYWRRTLADAPPLLTLPTDRPRPRVQRYAGATLVSRIDGGTLRELQDLARQTQGSLFNVLMAALAVLLWRHSGQQEVCIGTPFANRGQAEIEPLIGHFVNTLVIRNPLQPQWTFAELLRDVRTRMLEVHAHQDVPFERVVEAVNPERDTAYSPLFQVMLVLQNTPGEAVEMPGLSLASYGTSSATAKFDLAFELVEQAQGLQLVIEYNTDLFEASTVARLSGHYRQLLEQIAADAKQPIGRLQLLTEAEREQMVFDWNRSAPLAREPGCVHRLIEARAAAAPQDCAVLCEGESLSYAELNQRANRLAHHLRSLGVGPDVRVALCLERSLALPVAILAVLKAGGAYVPLDPTYPVGRLGHMLSDSEPRVVLGQGATRQLLRDTLGVAQCAVPVLDFDSDAAQWAERSVANPDPQNIGLTPEHLAYVIYTSGTTGLPKGAMVAHRGLSNLLLWCQQICADGQQASMLQKIPFGFDASAWELLWPLAMGGRLVLARPGGHLEPDYLVRTVREQRVSALVFVPAMLQLFLEVDEVSQCQDLRNVFCGGGELTPAIARRFQEVLPEARLHNVYGPTETTVINSVWTLQPGAEVPARQLPIGRPIAGSHLYVLDEHDAPVPVGVSGHLHIGGVGVARGYLGLPALTAERFIDSPFVPGERLYRSGDLARYRADGELEFLGRNDFQVKLRGVRVELGEIEARLEAFPSVRRAVVLMVGDSAQHQRLVACCSFAATRPEEAAAHEHLALTLPAQVLPSAYLWLEALPLTANGKIDRDALRAMADHDLANRQVNLSSPRDHIELALYQIWKGLLLASQIGIRDNFFNVGGTSIAAIKMAHQVREVFGIELPIRVVIGHPTIEALGGWIRSGAGPTTAQGSLIEFRRGAGQRNVVCIHPAGGTAFCYLSLAKVLDESVGVYGVQSPGLNPGETTEPTVEAMAVAYMRLIEPLLAQPLILTGLSFGGLVAYEMARRLTAAGYRQVTVVLLDTQGSDNSAYRQQMAPVDMAEFRDKLVRFNGMYPGIDDAQVERYFQIYNHNRMAVADYVCAPKAGRVVLIQAREGFNRAQLHGLRSFWRRRAGEGYLARLVNGGHWDMLETVELQRVARTLEQELRRFDIVVTSPADSLPQEA, from the coding sequence ATGAATGCCGATCAGTTGCTGGCCTTTTTCGACCGTCATGGCGTGGTGCTGGAAGTCGATGGCGACAAATTGCGCTGCAAGGCGCCCAAGGGCTTTCTCAACGAAGAGCTGCTGCAGGCGCTCAAGCAGCACAAGCCGGTCTTGATCGAGCGGTTGAGCGCCAATGAGGGCATCGTCCCACGCGCAGCTGGCACGGCACCCTTGCCGCTGTCGTTTTCCCAGCGACAGTTGTGGTTTCTCGACCAGTTGGAGCCGGGCAATCCGTTCTACAACATCCCCAATGCGCTGCTGCTCAAGGGGCGGCTGGATGTCGCCGTGCTGGAGCGGGCCCTGAACGAACTGGTTCGCCGCCACGAAGTGCTGCGTACCACCTTCGGCGACCACGATGGCGAGCCGTGTCAGCGGGTTCATGAGTATCGTCCGTTGTCGTTGCCGGTCACCGACCTGCGCTCGTTGCCAGCCGCCGAGCGCGAGTCGGTTGTACGGGCACGGGTGGCCGAGGACGCGCGAGCGCCGTTCGACCTGTCACAGGGGCCGCTGTTGCGCACCGCGTTGTTGCGTTTGGCGGACGAGGAACACCTGTGGCTGTACAACCTGCACCATATCATCGCCGATGGCTGGTCCATGGGTATCATCCTGCGCGAAGTGGTGACCCTCTACGGCGACTACCTCGAAGGCCGGCCGTCGAGTCTGCCGGCACTGGCGGTGCAATATGCCGACTATGCCTGCTGGCAACAGCGCCGCCTGAGCGGGGAAGCCTTGCAGGCGCAGCTCGACTACTGGCGGCGGACCCTGGCCGATGCGCCGCCGTTGCTGACGCTGCCCACCGACCGCCCAAGGCCCCGGGTGCAGCGTTATGCCGGGGCGACCCTGGTCAGTCGCATCGACGGCGGTACCCTGCGCGAACTGCAGGACCTGGCGCGGCAGACCCAGGGCTCGCTGTTCAATGTGTTGATGGCGGCACTGGCGGTGCTGCTGTGGCGTCACAGCGGTCAGCAGGAAGTGTGCATCGGCACGCCGTTCGCCAACCGTGGACAGGCCGAGATCGAACCGCTGATCGGCCACTTCGTCAACACCCTGGTGATCCGCAACCCGTTGCAGCCGCAGTGGACCTTCGCCGAGCTGCTGCGTGACGTGCGCACGCGCATGCTGGAGGTCCATGCCCATCAGGATGTGCCGTTCGAACGGGTGGTCGAAGCGGTCAACCCCGAGCGCGACACGGCCTATTCGCCGCTGTTCCAGGTGATGCTGGTGTTGCAGAACACTCCTGGGGAGGCGGTCGAAATGCCGGGGTTGAGCCTGGCGTCCTACGGCACCAGCAGCGCCACCGCCAAGTTCGACCTCGCCTTTGAACTGGTGGAACAGGCTCAGGGCCTGCAACTGGTGATCGAATACAACACCGACCTGTTCGAGGCGAGTACCGTGGCGCGCCTGAGCGGCCATTACCGGCAGTTGCTCGAACAGATCGCGGCTGACGCCAAACAGCCGATTGGCCGGTTGCAACTGCTGACCGAGGCCGAGCGCGAGCAGATGGTCTTCGACTGGAACCGCAGTGCGCCGCTGGCCCGGGAACCCGGTTGTGTGCATCGATTGATCGAAGCCCGGGCGGCGGCTGCGCCGCAAGACTGTGCGGTGCTGTGCGAGGGCGAATCGCTCAGCTACGCCGAGTTGAACCAGCGTGCCAACCGCCTGGCCCACCATCTGCGCAGCCTCGGCGTCGGCCCCGATGTGCGTGTGGCGTTGTGTCTGGAGCGCTCGCTGGCGCTGCCGGTGGCGATCCTTGCGGTGCTCAAGGCCGGGGGTGCCTACGTGCCGCTGGATCCGACCTATCCGGTCGGGCGCCTGGGCCACATGCTGAGCGACAGCGAGCCACGGGTGGTCCTGGGGCAGGGCGCCACGCGACAGTTGCTGCGCGATACACTCGGCGTGGCGCAATGCGCAGTGCCGGTGCTGGATTTCGACAGTGACGCGGCCCAGTGGGCTGAACGCTCCGTGGCCAACCCCGACCCGCAGAACATCGGCCTGACACCCGAGCACCTGGCCTACGTGATCTACACCTCCGGTACCACCGGGCTGCCCAAGGGCGCGATGGTTGCCCATCGTGGCCTGAGCAACCTGTTGTTGTGGTGTCAGCAGATCTGTGCTGACGGTCAGCAGGCGAGCATGCTGCAAAAGATTCCGTTCGGCTTCGATGCTTCGGCCTGGGAACTGCTCTGGCCGCTGGCCATGGGCGGGCGCCTGGTGCTGGCCCGCCCTGGCGGCCATCTCGAGCCAGACTATCTGGTACGGACGGTGCGCGAGCAGCGGGTTTCGGCGCTGGTGTTCGTGCCGGCGATGCTGCAGCTGTTTCTGGAGGTCGATGAGGTCAGTCAGTGCCAGGATCTGCGAAATGTCTTCTGCGGCGGTGGCGAACTGACCCCGGCGATTGCCCGGCGCTTCCAGGAAGTATTGCCCGAAGCGCGCCTGCACAACGTCTACGGCCCCACCGAAACCACGGTGATCAACAGTGTCTGGACCCTGCAACCCGGCGCCGAGGTGCCGGCCCGGCAACTGCCCATCGGTCGGCCCATTGCCGGCAGCCACCTGTATGTCCTCGACGAGCACGATGCACCGGTGCCGGTTGGCGTCAGTGGTCACCTGCATATCGGCGGTGTCGGTGTGGCCCGTGGTTACCTGGGGCTGCCGGCATTGACGGCTGAACGCTTCATTGACAGTCCGTTCGTGCCCGGCGAGCGCCTGTACCGCAGCGGCGACCTGGCGCGTTATCGCGCCGACGGCGAACTGGAATTCCTGGGCCGCAACGATTTTCAGGTCAAGCTGCGTGGCGTGCGGGTCGAACTGGGAGAAATCGAGGCCCGGCTCGAAGCGTTCCCCAGTGTGCGCCGCGCGGTGGTGCTGATGGTTGGCGACAGCGCGCAGCACCAGCGTCTGGTGGCCTGTTGCAGCTTTGCGGCCACGCGTCCCGAGGAAGCGGCGGCCCATGAACACCTGGCGCTGACCCTGCCGGCGCAGGTCCTGCCCAGTGCCTACCTGTGGCTGGAGGCGCTGCCGCTGACCGCCAATGGCAAAATCGACCGTGATGCCCTGCGGGCCATGGCCGACCACGATCTGGCGAACCGTCAGGTCAATCTGTCGAGCCCGCGCGACCATATCGAACTGGCGCTCTATCAGATCTGGAAGGGCCTGCTGCTGGCTTCGCAGATCGGTATCCGCGACAACTTCTTCAATGTCGGAGGCACCTCCATCGCCGCGATCAAGATGGCGCATCAGGTCCGCGAGGTATTTGGCATCGAGCTGCCGATCCGCGTGGTGATCGGCCATCCGACCATCGAGGCCCTGGGCGGCTGGATTCGCTCGGGCGCCGGGCCGACCACGGCGCAAGGCAGCCTGATCGAGTTCCGACGTGGCGCCGGTCAGCGCAATGTGGTGTGCATCCACCCGGCCGGTGGTACGGCTTTCTGCTATCTGTCGCTGGCCAAGGTCCTCGACGAATCGGTGGGGGTCTACGGTGTGCAGTCGCCAGGGCTCAATCCTGGCGAGACCACCGAACCCACGGTCGAGGCGATGGCCGTTGCCTACATGCGGCTCATCGAGCCGCTGCTGGCACAACCGTTGATTCTCACCGGGCTGTCGTTCGGTGGGCTGGTGGCCTATGAAATGGCCCGGCGCCTGACCGCAGCGGGCTATCGCCAGGTCACCGTGGTGCTGCTCGATACCCAGGGCTCTGACAACAGCGCCTATCGCCAGCAGATGGCCCCGGTGGACATGGCCGAGTTCCGCGACAAGCTGGTGCGCTTCAACGGCATGTACCCCGGCATCGACGATGCCCAGGTCGAGCGCTATTTCCAGATCTACAACCACAACCGCATGGCCGTGGCGGACTACGTTTGTGCGCCCAAGGCCGGGCGGGTGGTGCTGATCCAGGCCCGTGAAGGCTTCAATCGTGCCCAGCTCCATGGCCTGCGCAGCTTCTGGCGGCGCCGGGCGGGGGAGGGCTATCTGGCCAGGCTGGTCAATGGCGGTCACTGGGACATGCTCGAGACGGTGGAGCTGCAGCGCGTCGCCAGGACGTTGGAACAGGAGTTGCGGCGGTTCGACATCGTTGTGACCTCGCCAGCCGATTCTCTGCCGCAGGAGGCGTAA